In Schizosaccharomyces osmophilus chromosome 2, complete sequence, the following proteins share a genomic window:
- the wtf23 gene encoding wtf meiotic driver (syntenic with wtf9 in CBS 15792) — MKNKYTPISDSDDSSKTLNDEKVDSQSSPSDGTPPPYSASTKFIDLEMAPETEESSKKKRYLTPRKLAIVFAIFIVYNVCLIIARVILLVYEIPFNQLAVWVLFGVWCALFLSLTIVITQLPKEWFPQAKQGLTQAGRATKKVAPAVCKALIILISLNGVGGYVLKLSGGFEYIHSAAVLVVLAVLNICFFVLLIRNPDVIEDIQDMTRVNRISRNGPPRNEEIELQPLAEQRADV, encoded by the exons atgaaaaacaaatatactcCTATTTCGGATTCTGatgactcttccaaaacgctcaatgatgaaaaggtaGATAGTCAGTCGTCTCCTTCTGATGGTACGCCTCCTCCGTATTCAG CTTCAACCAAATTTATTGATCTAGAAATGGCTCctgaaacagaagaaagttctaaaaagaaaaggtatCTGACGCCTCGTAAATtagcaattgtttttgctatttttattgtatatAATGTATGCTTAATTATTGCGAGGgtcattcttcttgtttacgaaattcCGTTTAATCAGCTTGCCGTTTGGGTACTTTTTGGCGTTTGGTGCGCTCTATTTTTGTCATTGACAATTG TAATAACTCAATTGCCTAAAGAATGGTTCCCGCAGGCCAAACAAGGGCTCACGCAAGCTGGAAGAGCAACAAAGAAAGTGGCACCAGCTGTGTGTAAAGCCCTAATTATACTGATAAGTTTGAATGGAGTCGGTGGTTACgttttgaaattatcaGGAGGATTTGAATATATACATTCAGCTGCGGTGTTGGTTGTTTTGGCAGTACTGAACATATGCTTCTTTGTACTTCTCATTC GAAACCCAGATGTGATTGAAGATATTCAAGATATGACACGTGTA AACAGAATTAGCAGGAATGGTCCACCTCGtaacgaagaaatcgaaCTTCAGCCTCTTGCTGAGCAAAGGGCTGATGTTTGA
- the gtb1 gene encoding gamma-tubulin Gtb1, with amino-acid sequence MGREIITIQAGQCGNQIGSQFWQQLCLEHGISPDGTLEDYATDGVDRKDVFFYQSDDNRYIPRALLIDLEPRVVSNILSDTYGNLYNPENILVTKNGGGAGNNWAHGYSYADRIFEDIMDMIDREADGSDSLEGFSLLHSIAGGTGSGLGSYLLERLNDRFPKKIVQTYSVFPNNQSVSDVVVQPYNSLLALKRLTLNADAVVVLDNAALAHIAADRLHIQNPTFHQQNQLVSTVMSASTNTLRYPGYMNNDLVSIIASLIPTPRCHFLSTSYTPFTNQQVEEAKTIRKTTVLEVMRRLLQPKNRMVSVNPSKQSCFISLLNIIQGEADPTDVHKSLLRIRERKLATFIPWGPASIQVALSKKSPYIKTNHRVSGLMLANHTSIASLFKRTLDQYDRLRKRNAFLDQYKKESIFEDNLDEFDSSREVVSNLIQEYEACENPNYLSM; translated from the exons atggGAAGAGAGATTATTACGATTCAAGCCGGGCAATGCGGTAATCAAA TTGGTTCTCAGTTTTGGCAGCAACTGTGTCTTGAACATGGTATTAGCCCCGATGGCACTCTAGAAGATTACGCTACGGATGGCGTGGATCGAAAAGACGTCTTCTTCTATCAG TCAGATGATAATAGATATATTCCAAGAGCACTTCTGATTGACCTTGAGCCAAGG GTGGTATCCAACATCCTTAGTGATACATACGGAAATCTATACAATCCAGAAAATATCTTGGTTACAAAAAATGGCGGCGGTGCTGGAAATAATTGGGCCCATGGGTATTCTTACGCCGACCGGATTTTCGAAGATATCATGGACATGATTGACCGTGAAGCTGATGGAAGCGATTCTTTGGAAGggttttctcttttacaTTCTATAGCTGGTGGTACAGGTTCAGGATTGGGCTCTTATTTGTTGGAACGCTTAAACGATAgatttcccaaaaaaattgtcCAAACCTATTCCGTTTTTCCTAATAATCAGTCGGTTTCTGATGTTGTCGTTCAACCATATAACAGTCTTCTCGCACTTAAGAGGTTAACTCTCAATGCTGACGCCGTTGTTGTTTTGGACAACGCCGCGCTGGCTCATATTGCTGCCGACCGTCTCCATATCCAAAACCCAacttttcatcaacaaaatcaaCTG GTTTCTACTGTGATGTCTGCAAGTACCAACACCCTTCGATATCCTGGCTATATGAACAACGATTTAGTCAGTATTATCGCGTCTTTAATCCCAACTCCTCGTTGtcatttcctttctacATCATATACCCCATTTACGAACCAACAAGTGGAGGAAGCTAAAACAATTAGAAAAACAACTGTTTTAGAAGTCATGAGAAGGTTGCTTCAACCAAAAAACCGAATGGTGTCTGTAAATCctagtaaacaaagttgCTTTATTAGCCTGTTAAACATCATTCAAGGAGAAGCTGACCCCACTGATGTACACAAGTCTCTTCTCCGTATTCGTGAAAGAAAGCTTGCGACTTTCATACCTTGGGGACCCGCGAGTATCCAAGTCGCACTTTCCAAGAAATCTCCTtacataaaaacaaatcatcGTGTTAGCGGATTGATGCTTGCAAACCATACGAGCATTGCGTCG TTATTCAAGAGGACCCTAGATCAATATGATCGTTTGCGAAAACGAAATGCATTCCTTGACCAATACAAAAAGGAGTCAATCTTTGAGGATAATTTGGACGAATTTGATTCTTCGAG AGAGGTTGTCTCCAATTTGATTCAAGAGTATGAGGCATGTGAGAACCCTAATTATCTATCCATGTGA
- the cwf12 gene encoding Prp19 complex subunit Cwf12 — translation MSSKQYVAGSKPVEKRQRNIKNINSVATCEKHRQSVVKDLSKKINKIQSAQLPDYQIRDLNDAINQLMREKHAWEVQIHELGGINYLYRKAKLFADDGEKIGEVDDYRYYGRARELPGVKELFEADMTFVPERLRKQEMQHRQLDAWYYGYTPLEEESSLQDFEKDISNQRLNRISKEKPNSLENWNPIVIEHVPAREEVENILLERRKSALLHRLV, via the exons ATGTCTTCAAAACAG TATGTGGCCGGAAGCAAGCCTgttgaaaaaagacaaaggaatataaaaaatataaattctGTAGCTACTTGTGAAAAACACCGACAAAGTGTTGTGAAAGacctttccaaaaaaatcaacaagATTCAGAGTG CTCAATTGCCGGATTATCAAATACGTGATTTGAACGATGCTATTAATCAATTAATGCGTGAGAAGCATGCTTGGGAAGTCCAGATTCATGAACTTGGTGGAATCAATTATTtatatagaaaagcaaaactcTTTGCAGATGATGGTGAAAAGATTGGCGAAGTCGATGATTATCGCTATTATGGACGTGCTAGAGAATTACCTGGTGTAAAAGAGTTATTTGAAGCTGATATGACTTTTGTACCTGAACGCTTACGAAAACAAGAGATGCAACATCGGCAACTTGATGCTTGGTATTACGGATATACAcctttggaagaagaatcctCATTACAGGACTTTGAGAAAGACATATCTAATCAGCGATTAAATCgtatatcaaaagaaaaacccaACTCCTTGGAGAATTGGAACCCCATTGTTATCGAGCACGTTCCGGCTCGCGAAGAGGtagaaaatattttgttgGAACGACGAAAGAGTGCTTTGCTTCATAGGTTAGTGTAA
- the pch1 gene encoding P-TEFB associated cyclin, cyclin T Pch1 → MKETFSTPEIDWQRSSQWIIRKEDLEYTPSALDGIPLVQEQIQRSKGCNFIINVGLRLKLPQITLATANAYFHRFYLRFSLKDYHYYDIAATCVFLASKVEDSNRKLRDIIINCAKVAQKSNNILIDEQTKEYWRWRDVILYTEEIILEALCFDFKVDHPFNDLMRLIQKHASDHKNLTKVAWTYINDSTRSISCLLFPSKVIAAAAFQYGLEKTKTSLPLDEAGTSLWLLDYNVSMDDIHAVMNLIHSLYRQINSGKPVVAHGETRLDSQVSASHSTTPSTMATNSAQSTPQKQPVSTSLSFEIGQNATPSRVDSLTASHEQTEQEQNITETGKNEETREAMEIS, encoded by the exons atgaaagaaacatttaGTACACCGGAAATTGATTGGCAAAGGTCTTCTCAATGGataattagaaaagaagacttGGAATACACGCCTTCTGCTCTCGATGGAATTCCTTTGGTACAAGAACAAATCCAGAGGTCCAAAGGTTGTAACTTTATCATCAATGTCGGCTTAAGATTAAAATT GCCTCAAATTACACTAGCGACAGCGAATGCTTATTTTCATCGGTTTTATCTTCGATTTTCCTTGAAGGATTATCACTATTACGATATTGCAGCGACTTGTGTCTTTTTAGCAAGCAAAGTAGAAGATTCCAATAGAAAGCTGAGAGATATTATCATCAACTGCGCAAAAGTTGCTCAAAAGAGTAACAACATCTTGATTGACGAGCAGACCAAAGAATACTGGCGCTGGCGGGACGTTATTTTATACACAGAAGAGATTATCCTAGAAGCACTATGCTTCGATTTTAAAGTAGATCACCCTTTCAATGATTTGATGCGCTTAATCCAAAAACATGCTTCCGATCACAAAAACCTTACAAAAGTCGCCTGGACCTATATTAATGATAGTACGAGAAGCATTtcttgtttgctttttccaagcAAAGTGATCGCAGCAGCTGCTTTCCAGTACGGCCttgaaaaaaccaaaacatCACTTCCTCTGGATGAAGCGGGCACTTCTTTATGGCTTCTAGACTATAACGTTTCGATGGATGATATACATG CTGTTATGAACTTGATCCATTCTTTGTACAGGCAAATCAACAGTGGAAAGCCTGTTGTTGCGCATGGTGAGACCAGATTAGACTCGCAAGTGTCAGCTTCTCATTCTACTACTCCTTCAACGATGGCTACAAATTCTGCTCAATCAACACCGCAAAAGCAACCTGTCTCTACATCCCTTTCTTTTGAGATAGGTCAAAATGCCACTCCTTCTCGGGTTGATTCCCTTACCGCTTCTCATGAACAGACAGAACAAGAACAAAACATTACCGAGACAggcaaaaatgaagaaaccCGGGAAGCGATGGAAATTAgctaa
- a CDS encoding membrane associated ubiquitin-protein ligase E3, MARCH family: protein MESSCVDKTHPLRCWICYDEFDGVRSAKSPWRRPCKCSLIAHENCLVTYVTSSSNTRCPQCLSEYRIARFMKSKSWFLHAVGLCQNIESGLAQVALGTGLCLGITKSVYGIFRETGLWACRQVADEKSMLFVMQRPLFSLAILPILPCMLVRFCEAPSYDIGISLFIHCSVYICVDRFSTTQILFCALPWIRSIHKELTSYLKQKILVYPQEDDEESKKDWLRKLDHQIENQSLVTDEDAEVKDSELRTFFSVAHMFLDVITNELLRVLRPIILFPLAGRFLGQLFPKTLSKVQKSILGSIFALFVKDICKYTYLSWRAKKSREIRILDNQMEDKHGK, encoded by the coding sequence ATGGAAAGTTCCTGCGTTGATAAAACCCACCCTTTGCGATGTTGGATTTGCTATGATGAGTTTGATGGGGTGCGCAGTGCTAAAAGTCCCTGGAGACGACCTTGCAAATGCTCTTTGATAGCCCATGAAAACTGCTTAGTCACGTACGTTACAAGTTCATCAAACACTAGATGTCCTCAATGCCTTAGTGAATATAGAATTGCTCGAtttatgaaaagcaaaagctgGTTCTTACATGCCGTCGGCCTTTGTCAAAATATCGAATCTGGATTAGCACAGGTCGCACTTGGAACAGGCCTTTGTCTTGGTATAACTAAGTCTGTGTATGGAATATTCAGAGAGACAGGGCTTTGGGCATGTCGCCAGGTGGCCGATGAAAAATCGATGCTATTTGTGATGCAACGACCATTGTTTTCGTTGGccattcttccaattcttcCTTGCATGCTCGTGCGGTTTTGTGAAGCACCATCTTATGACATTGGCAttagtttatttattcattgCTCTGTTTATATCTGTGTAGATCGATTTTCAACTACGCAGATATTATTTTGTGCTTTGCCATGGATACGCTCTATTCACAAAGAGCTAACGAGCTATctcaaacaaaagattttggTATATCCACAGGAAGACGACgaagaatcaaagaaagactGGCTCCGAAAACTAGATCACCAGATTGAGAACCAAAGCCTTGTGACTGATGAGGATGCAGAAGTAAAAGACTCTGAATTACggacttttttttcagttgCTCATATGTTTTTAGACGTAATTACAAATGAACTTCTTCGGGTTCTACGACCAATTATCTTATTTCCTTTAGCAGGAAGATTTTTGGGACAACTTTTCCCAAAGACCTTATCGAAGGTGCAGAAAAGTATTCTGGGTAGTATTTTTGCCCTGTTTGTGAAAGACATATGTAAATATACATATCTGAGTTGGCGAGCCAAAAAATCCCGGGAAATACGAATTCTGGATAACCAAATGGAGGACAAGCATGGGAAATaa
- a CDS encoding DASH complex subunit Duo1 gives MSGDLRQELQLLKAFNEVVEKLTGSLRISSEKLHSFEGSIQSANQLVNIWSSIQSQTDHTQQLLLNTDWKGPMQDLEEIEVLQKEKVQQEQELEKQQQLQIQRQRQAEEQARREREEALVAQKKRSSTFRGRNSRVSSIPSRNSSSIPSPRPSSSIAGSASRPSTLNTSANRRITSYSSVPRPRATIPSRNASSSYPASTSTATSHDPQVQPRASSASRRSLYSRSSSRLRPPERTSSMTMTGTRRPPVLPRRPNSILRSSTHPANTQRNQPH, from the coding sequence atgtcGGGCGACTTACGACAAGAGCTTCAGCTGCTAAAGGCATTTAATGAAGTGGTTGAAAAACTTACAGGGAGTTTGAGAATATCTTCAGAAAAacttcattcttttgaaggGTCCATTCAGTCTGCTAATCAACTAGTAAATATTTGGTCCTCGATACAGAGCCAAACAGATCACACGCAGCAGTTGTTACTGAATACAGACTGGAAGGGGCCCATGCAGGACCTTGAGGAAATCGAGGTattacaaaaggaaaaggtaCAGCAAGAGCAAGAACTAGAAAAACAGCAACAACTACAGATACAGCGCCAACGCCAAGCAGAAGAGCAGGCACGGCGAGAAAGAGAGGAAGCCTTAGTAGCTCAAAAGAAACGCTCAAGTACTTTTCGAGGAAGAAATTCAAGAGTATCTTCGATTCCTTCTCGTAACTCTTCCTCTATCCCCTCTCCTCGGCCCTCTTCGTCTATTGCTGGTAGTGCAAGCCGTCCCTCTACTCTGAACACCTCTGCAAATAGAAGAATTACCTCTTACTCTTCCGTTCCAAGACCAAGGGCTACCATACCAAGTCGtaatgcttcttcttcatatCCCGCATCCACATCGACGGCTACTTCTCATGATCCGCAAGTCCAGCCAAGGGCATCGAGCGCCTCAAGACGTAGTTTATACTCAAGAAGCTCTTCCCGTCTTCGTCCTCCGGAGCGAACTTCGTCGATGACTATGACTGGTACACGACGTCCTCCCGTCCTTCCTAGAAGGCCAAATTCCATCTTACGTTCATCCACACATCCAGCAAATACTCAGCGCAATCAACCCCATTAG
- the rum1 gene encoding CDK inhibitor Rum1, which translates to MEPTTPPLRPVCTPTTPESPSNSKIDLESYFDSETNDSSTRYTGLPNAEASCNGLPPTPAKTPKKRLFPSLLRERNNQTLPLIEEDADNNPFLGPPASAEVVAKRKRELEAPPSDGLFYVFRGKKVKKMFSGGTDSSSLKPRRLFPEAASSSTATPFSRTMETSQQPHIGVLPPDCNHEQKSLYGSSSLFGSATAASSPFRNRGSHPPPSHTSSFNNGRNHQLPR; encoded by the coding sequence ATGGAGCCTACTACTCCGCCTTTGCGGCCTGTATGTACTCCAACTACTCCAGAGTCACCATcgaattccaaaattgatCTTGAAAGCTACTTTGACTCTGAGACGAACGACTCAAGTACCAGGTATACTGGGTTACCGAACGCCGAAGCTTCTTGCAATGGGCTCCCACCCACACCTGCGAAAACTCCCAAAAAGCGActgtttccttctttacttCGAGAACGAAACAATCAGACGCTCCCACTCATCGAAGAAGATGCTGATAATAATCCGTTTTTGGGACCTCCTGCGTCAGCTGAGGTGGTTGCGAAACGGAAACGTGAGTTGGAAGCACCTCCATCGGATGgtttattttatgttttcCGCGGGAAAAAGGTGAAAAAAATGTTCTCAGGAGGAACAGACTCGTCATCACTGAAACCCAGACGACTATTTCCAGAAGCTGCAAGCAGTTCCACAGCAACGCCTTTCTCTCGCACGATGGAGACTTCTCAGCAACCTCACATTGGCGTTCTTCCTCCAGACTGTAATCATGAACAAAAGTCCTTGTATGGATCATCATCTCTTTTTGGGTCAGCCACTGCTGCATCATCACCATTCCGAAATCGTGGTTCCCATCCACCCCCCTCTCAtacttcttcatttaaCAATGGAAGGAACCACCAACTTCCGAGGTGA
- the pgm1 gene encoding phosphoglucomutase Pgm1: MIETIATKPFEGQRPGTSGLRKKVTVFQQPGYLENFVQATMDVVEPSSKGSKLVLGGDGRYLNDHAIQVICSIAAGNGVEKLVIGVDGYLSTPAASHIIRKYKLHGGIILTASHNAGGPNNDFGIKYNLSNGAPAPEGVTDKMYSITKTISEYKRVQIPQVDLSTVGERKYGPLTVEIIDPVKDYVEFMKQIFDFNLIRSFISKNPDFTFVFDALHGVTGPYGLAIFHKELGLPENSCDNCQPLKDFGGGHPDPNLTYAKSLVERVKREKIVFGAASDGDGDRNMIYGYESFVTPSDSVALIAHHADLIPYFREGGIHGYARSMPTSGAIDLVGKYKGKAVYEVPTGWKFFCNLFDAKRLSVCGEESFGTGSDHIREKDGMWGILSWLNILAALNAQNPKIKTIKDVMKDFYSIYGRTFFTRYDYEELDGEGASKVIQKFRSIVEAKDATGKEVAPGFVIAKAGDFVYHDVVDGSVSEHQGLYAKFENGSRIVTRLSGTGSSGATLRLYIEKHESDASKYEVDTQEALKPVIGVALDLLSLEALTGRKEPTVIT; this comes from the coding sequence ATGATTGAAACGATTGCTACGAAGCCTTTTGAAGGCCAACGCCCTGGTACCTCTGGCTTGCGTAAGAAGGTGACCGTTTTCCAGCAACCGGGCTATTTGGAGAATTTTGTCCAAGCCACTATGGATGTCGTGGAACCGTCCTCCAAGGGCTCAAAGTTAGTCTTGGGCGGTGATGGTAGATATCTGAATGACCATGCCATTCAAGTCATTTGCTCGATCGCTGCCGGAAACGGTGTCGAAAAGCTAGTCATTGGTGTTGATGGCTACTTGTCCACTCCTGCCGCTAGTCATATTATCCGCAAATACAAGTTACATGGTGGTATTATTTTAACTGCTTCTCATAATGCCGGTGGTCCCAACAACGACTTTGGTATCAAATATAACCTTAGCAATGGTGCTCCCGCTCCCGAGGGAGTGACTGATAAGATGTACTCGATCACCAAGACCATTTCTGAATACAAGAGAGTTCAAATCCCCCAAGTTGACTTGAGTACGGTTGGTGAACGCAAGTATGGTCCCTTGACGGTAGAAATTATTGACCCTGTCAAGGACTATGTGGAGTTTATGAAgcaaatttttgattttaatttaattcGCAGCTTTATTTCCAAGAACCCCGACTTCACATTTGTTTTCGATGCTCTTCACGGTGTAACTGGTCCCTATGGATTGGCCATTTTCCACAAAGAACTTGGATTACCCGAGAACTCTTGTGATAACTGCCAGCCCTTAAAGGACTTTGGTGGTGGCCATCCTGATCCCAACCTGACCTATGCCAAGTCTTTGGTTGAACGGGTGAAGCGCGAAAAGATTGTGTTTGGTGCCGCTTCCGATGGTGATGGTGATCGAAACATGATTTACGGATACGAATCGTTCGTTACCCCTAGTGACAGTGTTGCTTTGATTGCCCACCACGCGGACTTGATTCCCTATTTCCGCGAAGGAGGTATCCATGGCTATGCTCGTTCGATGCCCACCTCAGGAGCCATTGATTTGGTTGGTAAATACAAGGGCAAGGCTGTTTATGAAGTGCCTACGGGATGGAAGttcttttgcaatttgTTTGATGCAAAGCGCTTGTCTGTTTGTGGTGAAGAATCCTTTGGAACGGGTAGTGACCACATCCGTGAGAAGGATGGTATGTGGGGTATTTTGAGTTGGTTGAACATTTTGGCAGCTTTGAATGCACAAAACCCCAAGATCAAGACGATTAAGGATGTGATGAAAGATTTCTACAGCATTTATGGACGAACCTTCTTTACACGTTATGATTATGAAGAATTGGACGGCGAGGGAGCATCCAAGGTGATTCAAAAGTTCCGTTCGATTGTGGAAGCGAAGGATGCTACAGGCAAGGAAGTTGCCCCAGGATTTGTGATTGCAAAGGCAGGAGATTTCGTGTACCATGATGTAGTGGATGGAAGTGTGAGTGAGCACCAAGGATTGTATGCCAAGTTTGAGAACGGCAGTCGAATTGTGACTCGACTTTCGGGAACAGGATCTAGTGGAGCAACTTTGCGCTTGTACATTGAGAAGCATGAATCTGATGCTAGCAAGTATGAGGTGGATACACAAGAGGCCCTGAAGCCAGTGATTGGAGTGGCATTAGATTTACTGTCTTTGGAAGCATTGACGGGAAGAAAGGAGCCTACAGTAATTACGTAA
- the tdh1 gene encoding glyceraldehyde-3-phosphate dehydrogenase Tdh1 encodes MAPKIGINGFGRIGRIVLRNAIQAKTVEVVAVNDPFIDLEYMAYMFKYDSTHGRFPGDVSIKNGKLVIDGQSITVFNEKEPANIKWNTAGAEYVIESTGVFTTADAASGHLKNGVKRVIISAPAKDGSPMYCVGVNHETFKPDQKVISNASCTTNCLAPLAKVINDAFGIEEGLMTTVHSSTATQKTVDGPSTKDWRGGRTASANIIPSTTGAAKAVGKVIPSLNGKLTGMAFRVPTTNVSVVDLTAKLSKPTNYEDIKKAIKAAAEGPMKGILAYTEDAVVSTDFNGDIHSSIFDATAGIQLSPQFVKLVAWYDNEYGYSRRCVDLLAYTASKDN; translated from the coding sequence ATGGCACCCAAAATTGGAATTAACGGTTTCGGTCGTATCGGACGTATTGTCCTCCGTAACGCTATTCAAGCCAAGACTGTTGAAGTTGTCGCAGTCAATGATCCCTTCATTGACTTGGAATACATGGCTTACATGTTCAAGTATGACTCTACCCACGGTCGTTTCCCTGGTGATGTATCTATCAAGAACGGCAAGTTGGTTATTGACGGCCAATCCATCACAGTCTTCAACGAGAAGGAGCCCGCTAACATCAAGTGGAACACTGCTGGCGCTGAGTATGTGATTGAATCCACTGGTGTTTTCACCACTGCTGATGCCGCTTCTGGTCACTTGAAGAACGGTGTTAAGCGTGTGATCATCTCTGCACCTGCCAAGGATGGTTCTCCCATGTACTGTGTTGGTGTCAACCACGAGACTTTCAAGCCTGACCAAAAGGTCATCTCCAACGCCTCTTGTACTACCAACTGTTTGGCCCCCTTGGCTAAGGTAATCAACGATGCCTTTGGTATCGAAGAGGGCTTGATGACCACTGTTCACTCTTCAACTGCCACCCAAAAGACCGTCGATGGTCCCTCTACCAAGGACTGGCGTGGTGGTCGTACTGCCAGTGCCAACATCATCCCCTCCACCACTGGTGCTGCTAAGGCTGTCGGTAAGGTTATCCCTAGCCTCAACGGAAAACTAACTGGTATGGCCTTCCGTGTCCCCACTACCAATGTTTCCGTTGTGGACTTGACAGCCAAGCTCAGTAAGCCCACTAACTACGAGGACATCAAGAAGGCTATTAAGGCTGCTGCCGAGGGCCCTATGAAGGGTATCCTTGCCTACACCGAAGATGCTGTTGTCTCTACTGACTTCAATGGTGACATCCACTCTTCCATCTTCGATGCCACCGCTGGTATCCAACTCTCTCCTCAATTCGTCAAGCTCGTCGCTTGGTACGACAACGAATACGGTTACTCTCGCCGTTGCGTCGACTTGCTTGCCTACACTGCCTCCAAGGACAACTAA
- the tfb5 gene encoding transcription factor TFIIH complex subunit Tfb5, with protein MPRAQKGLLLVECDPTVKQLILNIDEKSPGIVIEEIDDERLLVNEHRLEQIKAELERRLEENTYQIED; from the coding sequence ATGCCCAGAGCCCAAAAAGGATTGTTGTTGGTGGAGTGCGACCCAACTGTCAAGCAACTCATTCTAAACATTGACGAAAAGTCGCCTGGAATTgttattgaagaaatcgaCGACGAACGCCTTCTCGTAAACGAGCATCGTCTGGAACAAATCAAGGCCGAGCTCGAGCGTCGTCTGGAGGAAAATACATATCAAATCGAAGATTAA
- a CDS encoding Golgi membrane protein involved in vesicle-mediated transport produces MFQSMIIDRIKNTFFGELKSWNFSIYAQWLGILSIILCLILGIVNLFHVTLVVLFSALTIVEGVLLVFIELPFLARICPVSQKFQTFTDTFASNYYRGLIYAIFALVTFLGCIFSITSLIAAGVVLGLTGICYTFAGIKGQAFTSSSTLGGTGGGNNDAPAGMV; encoded by the exons ATGTTTCAGTCTATGATTATAGATCGAATAAAAAATACGTTCTTTGGAGAACTAAAGAGTTGGAATTTCTC AATTTACGCTCAATGGCTCGGTATTCTTTCGATTATCT TGTGTCTTATCTTGGGGATTgtgaatttgtttcatgTTACGTTAGTCGTCTTGTTCTCGGCCTTGACCATTGTGGAAGGTGTACTATTAGTTTTTATTGAACTTCCCTTCTTGGCACGCATTTGCCCTGTTTCacaaaaatttcaaacgTTTACAGACACTTTTGCAAGCAACTATTATCGCGGG CTTATCTATGCGATTTTTGCACTGGTGACCTTCTTGGGATGCATTTTCTCGATTACTAGTTTGATCGCCGCTGGTGTGGTCTTGGGTTTGACCGGGATTTGTTATACCTTTGCAGGAATCAAGGGCCAGGCATTTACTTCGAGCTCTACCCTCGGTGGAACCGGAGGAGGAAACAACGACGCACCCGCTGGCATGGTGTAA
- a CDS encoding mago binding protein: protein MEGENSFSGARLVEGKLVIPESKRKDGSVRQKIQVRPGYVAPEDTPRYRPGGGGLAFLEKQMRKLKLENESQADKRKQQENETKPTKSMDEKEKKSTENVEGTMKTTGKEYMKATKERILPRATETTDKKEMRNLKQTPLKKSSRNATPEWRRSARPFHQENFEKPPKPKAAGNPPRTLKGKWKQRNEDYSSESESGSRLTGKE from the exons ATGGAGGgtgaaaattctttttctgg AGCGCGTTTGGTTGAAGGCAAACTCGTTATCCcagaaagcaaaaggaaagatGGAAGCGTGAGGCAAAAAATACAAGTCAGGCCTGGATATGTTGCTCCAGAAGATACTCCTCGGTACAGACCCGGCGGTGGTGGACTagcttttttggaaaagcagATGCGAAAGCTGAAGCTGGAAAACGAAAGCCAGGCtgacaaaagaaaacaacagGAGAACGAGACGAAGCCTACGAAATCtatggatgaaaaagaaaagaaatctaCGGAAAATGTGGAAGGAACGATGAAAACTAcaggaaaagaatacaTGAAGGCGACAAAAGAACGAATTCTCCCAAGAGCAACAGAAACAACGgacaagaaggaaatgagAAACCTTAAACAGACtcctttgaaaaagtcTAGCAGAAACGCGACGCCGGAATGGCGAAGATCAGCTCGACCATTTCACCAGGAAAATTTTGAGAAGCCTCCGAAACCTAAAGCAGCTGGCAATCCTCCACGAACTCTAAAAGGGAAATGGAAACAGAGAAATGAAGATTATTCTTCGGAAAGCGAGTCAGGTTCTCGTCTGACGGGAAAGGAATGA